Proteins from a single region of Magnetococcales bacterium:
- a CDS encoding type II toxin-antitoxin system RelE/ParE family toxin translates to MIRFLEAAQRELDEAVAFHEGQVIGLGRAFLAEVLVALELVQRYPEAWHPFGTNARRCRLRRFPYGLIYHADGSDILIVAVAHLHRRPEYWRDRLKG, encoded by the coding sequence ATGATCCGCTTCCTTGAAGCCGCCCAGAGGGAACTCGACGAAGCGGTGGCGTTCCACGAAGGGCAGGTCATCGGTCTTGGCCGGGCGTTCCTGGCCGAAGTGTTGGTGGCTCTGGAACTGGTGCAGCGCTACCCGGAGGCGTGGCACCCCTTCGGCACCAACGCCCGGCGTTGTCGTTTGCGGCGTTTTCCCTACGGGCTGATCTACCATGCGGACGGATCGGACATTCTGATCGTCGCCGTGGCGCATTTGCATCGCCGCCCCGAATACTGGCGCGACCGTTTGAAAGGGTGA
- a CDS encoding addiction module protein, with product MDATATAIEAQARKLSPSARLELVDAILSSLDEPDREMDRLWSQEAEERLAAYRRGEMKAIPLDDVLAKYR from the coding sequence ATGGACGCCACCGCAACCGCCATAGAGGCACAAGCCCGAAAATTGAGTCCATCGGCGCGTCTGGAATTGGTGGACGCCATTCTGAGCAGCCTGGACGAACCGGATCGGGAAATGGATCGGCTGTGGTCCCAGGAGGCCGAGGAGCGTCTGGCGGCCTACCGGCGGGGGGAGATGAAGGCGATCCCCCTGGATGACGTCCTGGCCAAATATCGATGA
- a CDS encoding HDOD domain-containing protein produces the protein MATTEPDLFSLMESITAFPLSGYRILQLANDLDCPPRTWVRVIEQDPILTLHLIRLVNTDHFGLTRKILSVKQAVVFLGVNTVKNLALEIAPMELIAGADPATGPLTLVHRHSLTTAIIAKKLARGLGFSERDATDCHVAGLLHDFGKIALHRLFPERYTALLRRKDREDLEEEQFVALEWQEFATTHTLVGDTLARKWQLPELIVHSMGGHHEADRCAGNPLLACVYAANMIAQTMDRDHSGRPSRKVVLPATMVALFNKDLEGLSTELGLFADEIDHAMRLTTVWENGFMTPFENHS, from the coding sequence ATGGCCACCACCGAACCCGATCTTTTTTCGCTGATGGAATCGATCACGGCGTTTCCACTCAGCGGCTATCGCATCCTGCAACTGGCCAACGACCTCGATTGCCCGCCCCGGACGTGGGTTCGGGTCATCGAACAGGACCCGATCCTGACCCTCCACCTGATACGCCTGGTCAACACCGATCATTTCGGTCTGACGCGCAAGATTCTGTCGGTCAAGCAGGCGGTCGTCTTTCTTGGCGTCAACACCGTCAAAAACCTTGCCCTGGAGATCGCCCCAATGGAACTGATCGCCGGGGCCGACCCCGCGACAGGACCGCTTACCCTGGTCCACCGTCACAGCCTGACGACCGCCATCATCGCAAAAAAACTGGCACGAGGTCTCGGGTTTTCGGAACGCGACGCCACCGACTGCCATGTGGCGGGATTGTTGCACGATTTTGGCAAAATAGCCCTTCACCGGCTGTTTCCGGAACGCTATACGGCACTTCTGCGTCGGAAAGACCGGGAAGATCTGGAAGAAGAACAATTCGTCGCCCTGGAGTGGCAGGAGTTCGCAACCACCCACACGCTCGTCGGCGACACCCTGGCCCGAAAATGGCAACTGCCGGAACTGATCGTACACAGCATGGGCGGGCATCACGAGGCCGACCGATGCGCCGGAAATCCGCTTCTGGCCTGTGTGTACGCCGCCAACATGATTGCGCAAACGATGGACCGGGATCATTCAGGCCGTCCCTCCCGGAAGGTGGTCCTTCCCGCGACGATGGTTGCGCTGTTCAATAAGGATCTGGAAGGACTGTCCACCGAGCTGGGACTCTTCGCCGATGAAATCGATCATGCCATGAGGTTGACCACCGTTTGGGAGAATGGTTTCATGACCCCGTTCGAGAATCACTCATGA
- the yajC gene encoding preprotein translocase subunit YajC encodes MFDLIRDAHAQGGATGNEAAIGNIIFMVLLFAIFYFLLIRPQQKQQKAHKEMLQNLQRGDSILTGGGLLGKIHRIDEDTITVELGEVEVGDKTFRPLRVKVRRGTISQVTAKAGTQPAADDKEEKEGKEGKGSTSSGS; translated from the coding sequence ATGTTCGACCTGATCCGTGATGCGCATGCCCAGGGGGGGGCCACCGGCAACGAAGCGGCCATCGGCAACATCATCTTCATGGTGCTGCTGTTCGCCATTTTTTATTTTCTCCTGATCCGACCGCAACAAAAGCAGCAAAAGGCGCACAAGGAAATGTTGCAGAATCTGCAACGTGGCGATTCGATCCTGACGGGCGGCGGATTGCTCGGCAAGATCCATCGGATCGATGAAGATACCATCACCGTCGAATTGGGCGAGGTGGAGGTCGGTGACAAGACCTTTCGGCCCCTCCGGGTCAAGGTGCGGCGCGGCACCATCTCCCAGGTGACCGCCAAGGCGGGAACGCAACCCGCGGCGGACGACAAGGAAGAAAAGGAAGGGAAGGAAGGGAAGGGATCGACGTCTTCCGGATCATGA
- a CDS encoding MBL fold metallo-hydrolase → MKLTFRGVRGSIPVPGPGTLRYGGNTTCLEIRGDQGELIILDAGTGIYPLAQTLFAELPIEAHLFLTHTHWDHIQGFPFFIPAFIPGNIIHIHGAFDPVGQKNIRQILSRQFEYCHFPVREAELKATIHYTTLKERQSIQVGSVTVRNMLMNHPVLNFGYRLECHGKSIVFTGDHEPLYNIYLPEDEEWAEYQGYINERNKEIIDFIHGADVLVADTSYTIQDYPQKKGWGHSTFDANIDLGRAAQVRSIHFTHHEPTRRDDELERVFKEAIDRKEVTVHGPACHLAREGSSITL, encoded by the coding sequence ATGAAACTGACCTTCAGAGGCGTCCGCGGTTCGATTCCCGTTCCGGGACCGGGAACCTTGCGCTACGGGGGCAATACAACCTGTCTGGAAATACGCGGCGACCAGGGAGAGTTGATCATCCTCGATGCCGGGACCGGCATCTACCCACTGGCCCAGACCCTGTTTGCCGAACTTCCCATCGAGGCCCACCTGTTTCTCACCCATACCCATTGGGATCACATCCAGGGGTTTCCCTTTTTCATCCCCGCCTTCATCCCCGGAAACATCATCCACATCCATGGCGCCTTCGACCCCGTCGGTCAAAAAAACATACGCCAGATTCTGTCGCGGCAGTTTGAATACTGTCATTTCCCGGTCCGCGAGGCGGAACTGAAAGCCACCATCCATTACACCACCCTCAAGGAACGCCAAAGCATCCAGGTTGGCAGCGTCACCGTCCGCAACATGTTGATGAACCATCCGGTTCTCAACTTCGGCTACCGCCTCGAATGCCATGGAAAAAGCATCGTTTTCACCGGTGACCATGAACCGCTTTACAACATCTACCTCCCCGAGGACGAAGAATGGGCGGAATATCAGGGCTACATCAATGAAAGAAACAAGGAGATCATCGACTTCATTCATGGCGCGGACGTCCTCGTTGCCGATACCTCCTACACCATCCAGGACTATCCCCAGAAAAAAGGATGGGGCCATTCAACCTTTGACGCCAACATCGATCTGGGCCGAGCGGCCCAGGTGCGCTCGATCCATTTCACCCATCACGAACCGACCCGCCGCGACGATGAATTGGAACGGGTCTTCAAGGAGGCCATCGACCGCAAGGAGGTCACCGTCCACGGACCCGCCTGTCACCTTGCCCGTGAAGGATCGAGCATCACCCTTTGA